The sequence TACGCCTGATCGCCACGCTCAACACCGACCTTCAAGGATGATGTCCATGTCTCGCTTTCTCCCCGCCGCGCTGATCGCAGCGCTGGCTGTGCTCGGCGGTTGCTCGGCGCTATCGCCAAATTCCGACCTGACCAAGCTGGACCTGTCGCTACAAGGAAGCGACCGGCTCAATCCCGACCTCAACGACCGGCCCTCGCCCATCGTGATTCGCCTGTTGGAACTCAAGCATCCGGTGGCCTTCGAGAACGCCGATTTCTTCTCGCTCTACCAGCGACCCAAGGAAGCCCTGTCCCCGGACCTGGTGATCCAGGAAGAGCTGGAACTGCGCCCGGGCGAGCAGCGCGACCTCAAGCTCTTCGTCCAGGAAGGCAGCCGCTACGTCGGTGTGCTGGCCGCCTACCGTGACCTGCCCGAATCGAGCTGGCGTTTCGTCATCCCCCTTGAGCACAAGGCGCAGAACCGTATCGAGCTGCGTCTCGACGAGCGCGGCATTCAAACCGTCGATCCGCTCACGAAGGGGAACTGATCGATGAGCATGAACAAGGTGATCTGGCAGGAGGGCATGCTGCTGCGTCCGCAGCACTTCCAGCAAAGCGACCGTTATTACGACGCGCAGCTCAAGCTGCGAACCCAGAAGTTGGGCCATTACGCCTGGGGCTTTTTCGAGCTGGAGATTGACCGCCAGTTTCTCAACATGGGCAAGCTGGTGCTCAGCCAGGCCAGTGGCCTGCTTCCGGATGGCAGCCTGTTCGAGATTGGCGCCGAGCGTGAACCATTGGCCCTGGACGTGCCGCCCAATACCGGCAATACACCTGTCTACTTGGCACTACCGCTGGTGACTGGCAACCACATCGAAAGCCGTCGGCCGGAGCAGAAGGACGTGCTGGCGCGCTACACCGCGTTCGATGAGGAAGTCGCCGACTCCAACGCCGGTGATAGCAGCAGTAGCCAGGTCAGCACCGGCCGACCGGACTTTCGCCTGCTGCTGGGTGAGCAACAGAGCGATCAGGCTTACGTAAAGCTCAAGCTTTGCGACATCCTCGACACCACCCCGGACGGGGTCATCAGCCTCGACCCAGAATACATTCCGACCTTCATCGACTTCCAGGCGTCCAGCTACCTGCTGTCCTGCCTCAAGGAAGTGATCAGCATGCTCGGCCATCGCGGCGACATCCTCGCCGAGCGAATTCGTGCAACCGGCAAGGTGGGCGGCGCGGAAGTCGGCGATTTCATGATGCTGCAGCTGATCAACCGCTACGAGCCCGTGCTACGCCATTACATGGGCATCGACCGGATACACCCCGAACATATCTATAGAGAACTGCTGGGGTTGCTGGGTGAGCTGGCGACGTTCTCCAGCGAGACCAAACGCCCGCGCCTGGATGGCCGCTACCTGCATAACGATCAGGGGCTGTCGTTCCGCAAACTGATGGATGCGATCCGCCAGGTGCTGTCGATGGTGCTCGAACAGCACGCCATCGAACTGCTACTGCAGCAGCGTCAGTACGGCATCCAGGTCTCGCCGCTGCACGACCACAAGCTGCTCGGCAGCGCCTCGTTCGTGCTTGCTGCCAGCGCCCAATGCGACTCCGAAGAGCTGCGCACGCGTCTGCCGGCTCACCTCAAGGTCGGTCCGGTGGAGCGCATCCGCCAGCTGGTCAACCTGCACCTGCCGGGAATCAAGGTCAAACCGCTGCCCG comes from Stutzerimonas stutzeri and encodes:
- the tssK gene encoding type VI secretion system baseplate subunit TssK; amino-acid sequence: MSMNKVIWQEGMLLRPQHFQQSDRYYDAQLKLRTQKLGHYAWGFFELEIDRQFLNMGKLVLSQASGLLPDGSLFEIGAEREPLALDVPPNTGNTPVYLALPLVTGNHIESRRPEQKDVLARYTAFDEEVADSNAGDSSSSQVSTGRPDFRLLLGEQQSDQAYVKLKLCDILDTTPDGVISLDPEYIPTFIDFQASSYLLSCLKEVISMLGHRGDILAERIRATGKVGGAEVGDFMMLQLINRYEPVLRHYMGIDRIHPEHIYRELLGLLGELATFSSETKRPRLDGRYLHNDQGLSFRKLMDAIRQVLSMVLEQHAIELLLQQRQYGIQVSPLHDHKLLGSASFVLAASAQCDSEELRTRLPAHLKVGPVERIRQLVNLHLPGIKVKPLPVAPRQIPFHSGKTYFALELNSEELAQLERSGGFAFHVSGEFTGLELKFWAIRN
- the tssJ gene encoding type VI secretion system lipoprotein TssJ; amino-acid sequence: MSRFLPAALIAALAVLGGCSALSPNSDLTKLDLSLQGSDRLNPDLNDRPSPIVIRLLELKHPVAFENADFFSLYQRPKEALSPDLVIQEELELRPGEQRDLKLFVQEGSRYVGVLAAYRDLPESSWRFVIPLEHKAQNRIELRLDERGIQTVDPLTKGN